One Molothrus ater isolate BHLD 08-10-18 breed brown headed cowbird chromosome 14, BPBGC_Mater_1.1, whole genome shotgun sequence DNA segment encodes these proteins:
- the CSTF2 gene encoding cleavage stimulation factor subunit 2 isoform X2 — protein MAGLSVRDPAVDRSLRSVFVGNIPYEATEEQLKDIFSEVGPVVSFRLVYDRETGKPKGYGFCEYQDQETALSAMRNLNGREFSGRALRVDNAASEKNKEELKSLGTGAPIIESPYGDPVNPEDAPESISRAVASLPPEQMFELMKQMKLCVQNSPQEARNMLLQNPQLAYALLQAQVVMRIVDPEIALKILHRQTSVPPLIPGNQQAVPGPGPGPGPGPGPGPNAQLNPQNTPSSQPQAIGGMHVNGAPPLMQPPMQGGVPAPGQMAAPVQGPGPGPMAPGGGMQPQVGMPGAGPVPLERGQVPMPDPRAPMQRGPLPASGPPPRGLLGDAPNDPRGGTLLSVTGEVEPRGYLGPPHQGAPMHHMPGHDSRGPPHEMRGGPMGEPRPLMGEPRGPLMDARVGRDPRGLEPRGLEARALEARGLEPRLLEPRVLEARAMEARGLEPRGLEPRGPGPTPRGPMPGGIQGPGPLNMGASGPQGPRQVPNMAGAGMQGGGIPGAGVQGAGQPGGFSPGQSQVTPQDHEKAALIMQVLQLTADQIAMLPPEQRQSILILKEQIQKSTGAP, from the exons ATGGCGGGGCTGTCGGTGCGGGACCCCGCCGTGGATCGGTCCCTGCGCTCCGTGTTCG TGGGAAACATCCCGTATGAGGCCACGGAGGAACAGCTGAAGGACATATTCTCGGAGGTTGGGCCCGTGGTCAGCTTTAG gcTGGTGTACGACAGGGAGACGGGCAAGCCCAAGGGCTATGGCTTCTGTGAGTACCAGGACCAGGAGACGGCGCTCAGCGCCATGCGCAACCTCAACGGACGCGAGTTCAGCGGCAGGGCCCTGCGTGTGGACAACGCCGCCAGCGAGAAGAACAAGGAGGAGCTCAAGA GCTTGGGCACGGGTGCACCCATCATAGAGTCACCCTATGGGGACCCTGTCAACCCAGAGGATGCCCCCGAGTCCATCAGCCGGGCCGTGGCCAGCCTGCCCCCTGAGCAGATGTTTGAGCTGATGAAGCAGATGAAG CTGTGTGTCCAGAACAGCCCCCAGGAAGCCAGGAACATGCTGCTCCAGAACCCCCAGCTGGCTTATGCACTGCTGCAGGCCCAGGTGGTCATGAGGATCGTCGACCCAGAGATTGCGCTG AAAATCCTGCATCGCCAGACCAGTGTTCCTCCTCTGATCCCAGGCAACCAGCAAGCAGTGCCAGGCCCAGGACCTGGGCCAGGACCGGGGCCTGGGCCAGGGCCCAACGCGCAGCTGAACCCCCAGAACACCCCATCGTCCCAGCCACAGGCCATA GGCGGGATGCACGTCAATGGCGCTCCTCCTCTGATGCAGCCACCCATGCAGGGGGGAGTGCCAGCCCCGGGACAGAtggcagcccctgtgcagggccCAGGCCCTGGCCCCATGGCTCCAGGAG GTGGGATGCAGCCACAGGTTGGGATGCCAGGTGCAGGGCCAGTCCCCTTGGAGCGTGGACAAG tgcccatgcCAGACCCGAGGGCCCCTATGCAGCGTGGACCTCTACCTGCTAGTGGCCCGCCGCCCCGAGGCCTTTTGGGAGATGCCCCGAATGACCCTCGCGGAGGGACCCTGCTCTCAGTCACTGGAGAAGTGGAGCCCAg AGGTTACCTTGGGCCGCCCCACCAGGGAGCCCCTATGCACCATATGCCTGGTCATGACAGCCGTGGCCCCCCCCATGAGATGAGGGGGGGACCCATGGGAGAACCCCGACCACTGATGGGAGAGCCGCGGGGGCCCTTGATGGATGCTCGAG TCGGAAGAGATCCCCGGGGGCTGGAGCCGCGAGGGCTGGAGGCGCGGGCGCTGGAGGCGCGAGGCCTGGAGCCGCGGCTGCTGGAGCCACGAGTGCTGGAAGCCAGGGCCATGGAGGCCAGGGGCCTGGAGCCCCGGGGCCTGGAGCCCCGAGGGCCTGGTCCCACCCCGCGTGGCCCGATGCCTGGTGGGATACAGGGCCCTGGGCCACTTAACATGGGAGCCAGTGGCCCGCAGGGGCCCCGCCAG GTTCCTAACATGGCTGGGGCAGGCATGCAGGGAGGAGGCATACCTGGTGCAGGAGTCCAGGGAGCTGGTCAGCCTGGAGGTTTTAGCCCTGGACAGAGCCAGGTCACCCCCCAGGATCACGAGAAG gcagcactgaTCATGCAGGTCCTGCAGCTGACAGCAGACCAGATCGCCATGCTGCCCCCAGAACAGCGGCAGAGCATCCTCATTCTGAAGGAGCAAATCCAGAAATCCACGGGGGCACCCTGA
- the TRMT12 gene encoding tRNA wybutosine-synthesizing protein 2 homolog isoform X2 encodes MMEGTEVPTTVPTAVPVLATEPRFAQRLRQCLEQERLLDGRYGLQRVPGGRVAVPVLPEKLSQLCLPAEVPCELLGIQDPVPSRAARRLSPAQRLREELRRLLGAGWSGELERDVPHAWQRHGDLVLLSEDSFRAEPWERLGSVLWETVAKALGARRVARRGRVMPDGMRSPRVTLLLGQHGYTFDVTKCMFSPGNITEKLRVASLPCSGEVLVDLYAGIGYFTLPFLVHAGAAFVHACEWNSHAVEALHRSLVLNGVRDRCHIHSGDSRQLQLCDVADRVNLGLIPSSEEGWPVACRVLKKDTGGVLHIHHNVETRPVPATPQSTVLLAERGSPEAASPGGEAQHPAQHGGEEPLGARLRPEWQSWAEGTATRIQGLLAELHGRPWRSSVLHIEPVKSYAPHVHHLVLDLECRPVLPV; translated from the exons ATGATGGAAGGCACGGAGGTCCCCACGACTGTCCCCACGGCTGTCCCCGTGCTGGCCACAGAGCCGAGGTTCGCCCAGCGCCTCAG GCAGTGTCTGGAACAGGAGCGGCTCCTGGACGGGCGCTACGGGCTGCAGCGGGTGCCGGGGGGCCGCGTGGCCGTGCCGGTGCTGCCGGAGAAgctctcacagctctgcctgcccgcGGAGGTGCCGTGTGAGCTGCTCGGGATCCAG GaccctgtcccctccagggCCGCCCGCCGGCTCTCGCCGGCCCAGAGGCTGCGGGAGGAGCTGCGGCGGCTGCTGGGGGCCGGCTGGTCGGGAGAGCTGGAGCGGGACGTGCCGCACGCCTGGCAGAGGCACGGGgacctggtgctgctgagcgAGGACAGcttcagggctgagccctgggagaggctgg GCTCAGTGCTCTGGGAAACGGTCGCCAAGGCTTTGGGGGCCCGGCGGGTGGCCAGGCGAGGACGGGTGATGCCGGACGGGATGCGGAGCCCCAGGGTcaccctgctgctgggccagcacgG GTACACCTTTGACGTGACCAAGTGCATGTTCTCCCCGGGAAACATCACTGAGAAGCTGCGTGTGgcctcactgccctgctccgGGGAGGTCCTGGTGGATCTCTATGCAG GCATCGGCTATTTCACGCTGCCGTTCCTGGTGCACGCCGGAGCCGCCTTTGTCCATGCCTGTGAGTGGAACAGCCACGCCGTGgaggccctgcacaggagcctggTGCTGAACGGGGTGCGGGATCGCTGCCACATCCACAGTGGGGACAGCCGGCAG ctgcagctgtgcgATGTGGCAGACAGGGTGAACCTGGGGCTGATCCCCAGCTCGGAGGAAGGCTGGCCAGTGGCCTGCCGCGTCCTGAAGAAGGACACGGGTGGGGTTCTCCACATCCACCACAACGTGGAGACTCGGCCCGTGCCAGCCACGCCGCAGAGCAcggtgctgctggctgagcgGGGCTCTCCGGAGGCAGCCAGCCCCGGGGGAGAGGCACAGCACCCGGCACAGCACGGTGGGGAGGAGCCTCTGGGGGCCAGGCTCAGGCCcgagtggcagagctgggctgaaggCACGGCCACACgcatccaggggctgctggcgGAGCTGCACGGGCGGCCGTGGCGCAGCAGCGTCCTGCACATCGAGCCGGTGAAGTCCTACGCGCCACACGTGCATCACCTCGTGCTGGACCTCGAGTGCCGGCCTGTGCTGCCTGTCTAG
- the CSTF2 gene encoding cleavage stimulation factor subunit 2 isoform X3 yields the protein MAGLSVRDPAVDRSLRSVFVGNIPYEATEEQLKDIFSEVGPVVSFRLVYDRETGKPKGYGFCEYQDQETALSAMRNLNGREFSGRALRVDNAASEKNKEELKSLGTGAPIIESPYGDPVNPEDAPESISRAVASLPPEQMFELMKQMKLCVQNSPQEARNMLLQNPQLAYALLQAQVVMRIVDPEIALKILHRQTSVPPLIPGNQQAVPGPGPGPGPGPGPGPNAQLNPQNTPSSQPQAIGGMHVNGAPPLMQPPMQGGVPAPGQMAAPVQGPGPGPMAPGGGMQPQVGMPGAGPVPLERGQVGRDPRGLEPRGLEARALEARGLEPRLLEPRVLEARAMEARGLEPRGLEPRGPGPTPRGPMPGGIQGPGPLNMGASGPQGPRQVPNMAGAGMQGGGIPGAGVQGAGQPGGFSPGQSQVTPQDHEKAALIMQVLQLTADQIAMLPPEQRQSILILKEQIQKSTGAP from the exons ATGGCGGGGCTGTCGGTGCGGGACCCCGCCGTGGATCGGTCCCTGCGCTCCGTGTTCG TGGGAAACATCCCGTATGAGGCCACGGAGGAACAGCTGAAGGACATATTCTCGGAGGTTGGGCCCGTGGTCAGCTTTAG gcTGGTGTACGACAGGGAGACGGGCAAGCCCAAGGGCTATGGCTTCTGTGAGTACCAGGACCAGGAGACGGCGCTCAGCGCCATGCGCAACCTCAACGGACGCGAGTTCAGCGGCAGGGCCCTGCGTGTGGACAACGCCGCCAGCGAGAAGAACAAGGAGGAGCTCAAGA GCTTGGGCACGGGTGCACCCATCATAGAGTCACCCTATGGGGACCCTGTCAACCCAGAGGATGCCCCCGAGTCCATCAGCCGGGCCGTGGCCAGCCTGCCCCCTGAGCAGATGTTTGAGCTGATGAAGCAGATGAAG CTGTGTGTCCAGAACAGCCCCCAGGAAGCCAGGAACATGCTGCTCCAGAACCCCCAGCTGGCTTATGCACTGCTGCAGGCCCAGGTGGTCATGAGGATCGTCGACCCAGAGATTGCGCTG AAAATCCTGCATCGCCAGACCAGTGTTCCTCCTCTGATCCCAGGCAACCAGCAAGCAGTGCCAGGCCCAGGACCTGGGCCAGGACCGGGGCCTGGGCCAGGGCCCAACGCGCAGCTGAACCCCCAGAACACCCCATCGTCCCAGCCACAGGCCATA GGCGGGATGCACGTCAATGGCGCTCCTCCTCTGATGCAGCCACCCATGCAGGGGGGAGTGCCAGCCCCGGGACAGAtggcagcccctgtgcagggccCAGGCCCTGGCCCCATGGCTCCAGGAG GTGGGATGCAGCCACAGGTTGGGATGCCAGGTGCAGGGCCAGTCCCCTTGGAGCGTGGACAAG TCGGAAGAGATCCCCGGGGGCTGGAGCCGCGAGGGCTGGAGGCGCGGGCGCTGGAGGCGCGAGGCCTGGAGCCGCGGCTGCTGGAGCCACGAGTGCTGGAAGCCAGGGCCATGGAGGCCAGGGGCCTGGAGCCCCGGGGCCTGGAGCCCCGAGGGCCTGGTCCCACCCCGCGTGGCCCGATGCCTGGTGGGATACAGGGCCCTGGGCCACTTAACATGGGAGCCAGTGGCCCGCAGGGGCCCCGCCAG GTTCCTAACATGGCTGGGGCAGGCATGCAGGGAGGAGGCATACCTGGTGCAGGAGTCCAGGGAGCTGGTCAGCCTGGAGGTTTTAGCCCTGGACAGAGCCAGGTCACCCCCCAGGATCACGAGAAG gcagcactgaTCATGCAGGTCCTGCAGCTGACAGCAGACCAGATCGCCATGCTGCCCCCAGAACAGCGGCAGAGCATCCTCATTCTGAAGGAGCAAATCCAGAAATCCACGGGGGCACCCTGA
- the TRMT12 gene encoding tRNA wybutosine-synthesizing protein 2 homolog isoform X1, with protein MMEGTEVPTTVPTAVPVLATEPRFAQRLRQCLEQERLLDGRYGLQRVPGGRVAVPVLPEKLSQLCLPAEVPCELLGIQDPVPSRAARRLSPAQRLREELRRLLGAGWSGELERDVPHAWQRHGDLVLLSEDSFRAEPWERLGSVLWETVAKALGARRVARRGRVMPDGMRSPRVTLLLGQHGWVEHVDNGIRYTFDVTKCMFSPGNITEKLRVASLPCSGEVLVDLYAGIGYFTLPFLVHAGAAFVHACEWNSHAVEALHRSLVLNGVRDRCHIHSGDSRQLQLCDVADRVNLGLIPSSEEGWPVACRVLKKDTGGVLHIHHNVETRPVPATPQSTVLLAERGSPEAASPGGEAQHPAQHGGEEPLGARLRPEWQSWAEGTATRIQGLLAELHGRPWRSSVLHIEPVKSYAPHVHHLVLDLECRPVLPV; from the exons ATGATGGAAGGCACGGAGGTCCCCACGACTGTCCCCACGGCTGTCCCCGTGCTGGCCACAGAGCCGAGGTTCGCCCAGCGCCTCAG GCAGTGTCTGGAACAGGAGCGGCTCCTGGACGGGCGCTACGGGCTGCAGCGGGTGCCGGGGGGCCGCGTGGCCGTGCCGGTGCTGCCGGAGAAgctctcacagctctgcctgcccgcGGAGGTGCCGTGTGAGCTGCTCGGGATCCAG GaccctgtcccctccagggCCGCCCGCCGGCTCTCGCCGGCCCAGAGGCTGCGGGAGGAGCTGCGGCGGCTGCTGGGGGCCGGCTGGTCGGGAGAGCTGGAGCGGGACGTGCCGCACGCCTGGCAGAGGCACGGGgacctggtgctgctgagcgAGGACAGcttcagggctgagccctgggagaggctgg GCTCAGTGCTCTGGGAAACGGTCGCCAAGGCTTTGGGGGCCCGGCGGGTGGCCAGGCGAGGACGGGTGATGCCGGACGGGATGCGGAGCCCCAGGGTcaccctgctgctgggccagcacgGGTGGGTGGAGCACGTGGACAACGGCATCag GTACACCTTTGACGTGACCAAGTGCATGTTCTCCCCGGGAAACATCACTGAGAAGCTGCGTGTGgcctcactgccctgctccgGGGAGGTCCTGGTGGATCTCTATGCAG GCATCGGCTATTTCACGCTGCCGTTCCTGGTGCACGCCGGAGCCGCCTTTGTCCATGCCTGTGAGTGGAACAGCCACGCCGTGgaggccctgcacaggagcctggTGCTGAACGGGGTGCGGGATCGCTGCCACATCCACAGTGGGGACAGCCGGCAG ctgcagctgtgcgATGTGGCAGACAGGGTGAACCTGGGGCTGATCCCCAGCTCGGAGGAAGGCTGGCCAGTGGCCTGCCGCGTCCTGAAGAAGGACACGGGTGGGGTTCTCCACATCCACCACAACGTGGAGACTCGGCCCGTGCCAGCCACGCCGCAGAGCAcggtgctgctggctgagcgGGGCTCTCCGGAGGCAGCCAGCCCCGGGGGAGAGGCACAGCACCCGGCACAGCACGGTGGGGAGGAGCCTCTGGGGGCCAGGCTCAGGCCcgagtggcagagctgggctgaaggCACGGCCACACgcatccaggggctgctggcgGAGCTGCACGGGCGGCCGTGGCGCAGCAGCGTCCTGCACATCGAGCCGGTGAAGTCCTACGCGCCACACGTGCATCACCTCGTGCTGGACCTCGAGTGCCGGCCTGTGCTGCCTGTCTAG
- the SYTL4 gene encoding synaptotagmin-like protein 4 has translation MSEAVDLSFLSDVERDLILQVLQRDEELRKAEERRIRRLKNELLEIRRRGAKRGSQRYSERTCARCQQSLGRLSPKANTCRGCNHLVCRDCRSYSPSGSWSCKVCTKEAELKKTTGDWFYDQRVNRFANHLGSDMVRLSLRHRPAANKRETVGQTLLQKAQLSEPKSSSAVRQPSPPAPREGSSLFPDASEPRDGKSDTESMENMSLDSYRPSPADVGGRRNSLERAIPGKQVVGPAGPASSSLTLPVCSKKAFSEGQDAAVGTHSSTLVDEHETIFKKNPRRVVRPAEYTKSVIDLRPEDLVGEGGSLGDRSKSVPGLNTELEEEEEDIDNLVEIHRQRVARGSMRSGTSSSTLGSMVSIYSEAGDFGSVAVTGGISFSLSYEQKTQTLFIHVKECRQLAFGDEGRKRSNPYVKTYLLPDKSRQGKRKTTIKRNTINPLYNELLKYEISKSLLLARTLQFSVWHHDRFGRNTFLGEAEVPLGAWNFESHLEEFLPLHGKLGADAAGLHQYKGELVVSMKYIPSAKHPGAGNGRKGKTGEGGELQVWIKEAKNLTAAKSGGTSDSFVKGYLLPHKNKASKRKTPVVKKTLNPHYNHTFVYNGIKAEELQHLCLELTVWDREPLSSNDFLGGVRLGMGTGMSNGQAVDWMDSTGEELNLWQKMCQYPGSWAEGTLQLRATMAKLGP, from the exons ATGTCGGAGGCTGTGGACCTGTCCTTCCTGTCGGACGTGGAGCGAGATCTGAtcctgcaggtcctgcagcGCGACGAGGAGCTCCgcaaggcagaggagaggaggatcAG GCGCCTGAAGAATGAGCTGCTGGAGATCCGGCGCAGGGGAGCCAAGCGGGGCAGCCAGCGCTACAGCGAGCGGACCTGCGCCcgctgccagcagagcctgggccgCCTCAGCCCCAAGGCCAACACCTGCCGGGGCTGCAACCACTTGGTGTGTCGGGACTGCCGCTCCTACAGCCCCAGcggctcctggagctgcaaagTCTGCACCAAGGAGGC tgagCTGAAGAAGACAACGGGTGACTGGTTCTATGACCAGAGAGTGAACCGCTTTGCCAACCACCTGGGCAGCGACATGGTGCGGCTGTCCCTGCGGCACAGGCCAGCAG CCAACAAAAGAGAGACTGTGGGACAAACCCTGCTCCAGAAAGCCCAGCTCAGTGAGCCTAAAAGCTCCTCTGCAGTCCGGCAGCCGAGCCCCCCTGCACCCCGGGAGGGGTCCAG TTTGTTTCCAGATGCCTCAGAGCCTCGGGATGGCAAAAGTGACACAGAGTCCATGGAAAACATGAGCCTGGACAGCTACAGACCTAGTCCTGCTGATGTGGGGGGCAG GAGGAACTCCCTGGAGAGAGCCATCCCTGGAAAACAGGTTGTTGGGCCAGCAGGACCTGCTTcctccagcctgaccctgcccgTGTGCTCCAAGAAGGCATTCTCTGAAGGACAG GATGCCGCAGTGGGgacccacagcagcaccttggTGGACGAGCATGAAACGATATTCAAGAAGAACCCCCGGCGGGTGGTGAGACCTGCGG AGTATACCAAGTCCGTGATCGACCTGCGCCCCGAGGACCTTGTGGGGGAAGGTGGCTCTCTGGGAGACAGGAGCAAGTCAGTGCCTGGCCTCAACACGGAGCTG gaggaggaggaggaggacatCGATAACCTGGTGGAGATCCACCGGCAGCGGGTGGCCCGGGGCAGCATGCGCAGCGGCACCTCCTCG AGCACACTGGGGAGCATGGTCAGCATTTACAGCGAGGCCGGCGACTTCGGCAGCGTGGCTGTCACCGGGGGCATCTCCTTCTCCCTGAGCTACGAGCAGAAGACACAGACCTTGTTCATCCACGTGAAGGAGTGTCGCCAGCTGGCCTTTGGGGACGAGGGCAGGAAGCGCTCCAACCC ctATGTGAAGACCTACCTCCTGCCCGACAAATCCCGGCAAGGGAAGCGCAAGACAACCATCAAACGCAACACCATCAACCCCCTGTACAACGAGCTGCTGAAg taTGAGATTAGcaagtccctgctgctggcaaggACGCTGCAGTTCTCGGTGTGGCACCACGACCGCTTCGGCCGCAACACCTTCCTGGGGGAGGCAGAGGTCCCTCTGGGGGCCTGGAACTTTGAGAGCCACCTGGAGGAGTTCCTGCCCCTGCATGGCAAG CTTGGGGCCGATGCTGCTGGTCTCCACCAGTACAAGGGGGAGCTGGTTGTCTCCATGAAGTACATCCCATCTGCCAAgcatcctggggctgggaatggcaggaaag GCAAAACAGGGGAAGGTGGTGAGCTCCAGGTCTGGATCAAAGAAGCCAAGAACCTGACAGCAGCCAAGTCTGGAGGGACCTCAGACAGCTTTGTCAAGGG CTACCTCCTGCCACACAAAAACAAAGCCTCCAAGAGGAAGACGCCCGTGGTGAAGAAGACGCTGAACCCTCACTACAACCACACCTTTGTCTACAACGGCATCAAGGccgaggagctgcagcacctgtgcctggagctgacGGTCTGGGACCGGGAGCCACTGTCCAGCAACGACTTCCTGGGGGGAGTGCGCCTGGGGATGGGCACTG GCATGAGCAACGGGCAGGCTGTGGACTGGATGGACTCCACGGGCGAGGAGCTGAACCTGTGGCAGAAGATGTGCCAGTACCCAGGCTCCTGGGCAGAGGGGACCCTGCAGCTCCGTGCCACCATGGCCAAGCTGGGGCCCTAG
- the CSTF2 gene encoding cleavage stimulation factor subunit 2 isoform X1 codes for MAGLSVRDPAVDRSLRSVFVGNIPYEATEEQLKDIFSEVGPVVSFRLVYDRETGKPKGYGFCEYQDQETALSAMRNLNGREFSGRALRVDNAASEKNKEELKSLGTGAPIIESPYGDPVNPEDAPESISRAVASLPPEQMFELMKQMKLCVQNSPQEARNMLLQNPQLAYALLQAQVVMRIVDPEIALKILHRQTSVPPLIPGNQQAVPGPGPGPGPGPGPGPNAQLNPQNTPSSQPQAIGGMHVNGAPPLMQPPMQGGVPAPGQMAAPVQGPGPGPMAPGGGMQPQVGMPGAGPVPLERGQGNLQLSPVGPARPASIERVQVPMPDPRAPMQRGPLPASGPPPRGLLGDAPNDPRGGTLLSVTGEVEPRGYLGPPHQGAPMHHMPGHDSRGPPHEMRGGPMGEPRPLMGEPRGPLMDARVGRDPRGLEPRGLEARALEARGLEPRLLEPRVLEARAMEARGLEPRGLEPRGPGPTPRGPMPGGIQGPGPLNMGASGPQGPRQVPNMAGAGMQGGGIPGAGVQGAGQPGGFSPGQSQVTPQDHEKAALIMQVLQLTADQIAMLPPEQRQSILILKEQIQKSTGAP; via the exons ATGGCGGGGCTGTCGGTGCGGGACCCCGCCGTGGATCGGTCCCTGCGCTCCGTGTTCG TGGGAAACATCCCGTATGAGGCCACGGAGGAACAGCTGAAGGACATATTCTCGGAGGTTGGGCCCGTGGTCAGCTTTAG gcTGGTGTACGACAGGGAGACGGGCAAGCCCAAGGGCTATGGCTTCTGTGAGTACCAGGACCAGGAGACGGCGCTCAGCGCCATGCGCAACCTCAACGGACGCGAGTTCAGCGGCAGGGCCCTGCGTGTGGACAACGCCGCCAGCGAGAAGAACAAGGAGGAGCTCAAGA GCTTGGGCACGGGTGCACCCATCATAGAGTCACCCTATGGGGACCCTGTCAACCCAGAGGATGCCCCCGAGTCCATCAGCCGGGCCGTGGCCAGCCTGCCCCCTGAGCAGATGTTTGAGCTGATGAAGCAGATGAAG CTGTGTGTCCAGAACAGCCCCCAGGAAGCCAGGAACATGCTGCTCCAGAACCCCCAGCTGGCTTATGCACTGCTGCAGGCCCAGGTGGTCATGAGGATCGTCGACCCAGAGATTGCGCTG AAAATCCTGCATCGCCAGACCAGTGTTCCTCCTCTGATCCCAGGCAACCAGCAAGCAGTGCCAGGCCCAGGACCTGGGCCAGGACCGGGGCCTGGGCCAGGGCCCAACGCGCAGCTGAACCCCCAGAACACCCCATCGTCCCAGCCACAGGCCATA GGCGGGATGCACGTCAATGGCGCTCCTCCTCTGATGCAGCCACCCATGCAGGGGGGAGTGCCAGCCCCGGGACAGAtggcagcccctgtgcagggccCAGGCCCTGGCCCCATGGCTCCAGGAG GTGGGATGCAGCCACAGGTTGGGATGCCAGGTGCAGGGCCAGTCCCCTTGGAGCGTGGACAAG GGAACCTGCAGCTCTCGCCCGTGGGACCTGCCAGGCCTGCGTCTATCGAACGCGTTCAAG tgcccatgcCAGACCCGAGGGCCCCTATGCAGCGTGGACCTCTACCTGCTAGTGGCCCGCCGCCCCGAGGCCTTTTGGGAGATGCCCCGAATGACCCTCGCGGAGGGACCCTGCTCTCAGTCACTGGAGAAGTGGAGCCCAg AGGTTACCTTGGGCCGCCCCACCAGGGAGCCCCTATGCACCATATGCCTGGTCATGACAGCCGTGGCCCCCCCCATGAGATGAGGGGGGGACCCATGGGAGAACCCCGACCACTGATGGGAGAGCCGCGGGGGCCCTTGATGGATGCTCGAG TCGGAAGAGATCCCCGGGGGCTGGAGCCGCGAGGGCTGGAGGCGCGGGCGCTGGAGGCGCGAGGCCTGGAGCCGCGGCTGCTGGAGCCACGAGTGCTGGAAGCCAGGGCCATGGAGGCCAGGGGCCTGGAGCCCCGGGGCCTGGAGCCCCGAGGGCCTGGTCCCACCCCGCGTGGCCCGATGCCTGGTGGGATACAGGGCCCTGGGCCACTTAACATGGGAGCCAGTGGCCCGCAGGGGCCCCGCCAG GTTCCTAACATGGCTGGGGCAGGCATGCAGGGAGGAGGCATACCTGGTGCAGGAGTCCAGGGAGCTGGTCAGCCTGGAGGTTTTAGCCCTGGACAGAGCCAGGTCACCCCCCAGGATCACGAGAAG gcagcactgaTCATGCAGGTCCTGCAGCTGACAGCAGACCAGATCGCCATGCTGCCCCCAGAACAGCGGCAGAGCATCCTCATTCTGAAGGAGCAAATCCAGAAATCCACGGGGGCACCCTGA